The genome window GGAACTTCAGCCCGCCGAATTTGACGAAGGGAATGTTGCGTCGGGTCAATTCGACCTCCAGCGGGCCGCTGTGATGCGAGGCGCGGAACAGCACCGCCTGCTGCTTGAGCTTCAAGCCTTCCTCGCGGTTGTCGAGCACCATGTCGGCGACATATCGCGCCTGCTCGGTCTCGTCGCGCACCGTCACCAGGCGCGGCCGCTCCGATGATTGCCGCTCGGTCCAGAGATTCTTGGTGAAGCGTTCCGAGGCGAGATCGATGACGGCGTTGGCAGCCGCCAGGATCGGCTGCGTCGAGCGGTAATTGCGGTCGAGCGTGACGATATCAGCGACCGGGCTGAAGGCAGCGGGAAAATCGAGGATATTGCGCACCGTCGCGGCGCGGAAGGAATAGATCGATTGGGCATCGTCGCCGACGACGGTCAGCCCCTGGCCTTGCGGCTTCAGCGCCATGAGGATCGAGGCCTGCAGCCGGTTGGTGTCCTGATATTCGTCGACCAGCACATGGTCGAAGCGGCTGCCGATATCCTCGGCAATGACAGTCTCGCCGACCATCTGCGCCCAATAGAGCAGCAGGTCGTCGTAATCGAGCACGTTCTGGCTCTGCTTGGCCTCGACATAACAGGCGAAAAGCTCGCGCAGCTGTTTCTCCCATGTCGCGCACCAGGGAAAGGCATCGCGCAGCACCTGATCGAGCGCGGTCTCCGAATTCACCGCTCGGGAATAGATCGCAAGGCAGGTGCCTTTGGCCGGAAACCGGCTTTCCGTCTTGGAGAAGCCGAGGTCGTGCCGGATGAGGTTCATCAGGTCGGCGCTGTCTTCGCGGTCGTGGATGGTAAAGTCAGGATCGAGGCCGATCTGCTGCGCATAATCGCGCAGCAGCCGCGCGCCGATGCCGTGAAAGGTGCCGGACCAGGACAGTGCATCCGCCATGATGCCGGCATTGGCGCCGAGAACATCCCGGCAGATGCGCTCGACGCGGCGCGCCATCTCGGCGGCTGCCCGGCGTGAGAAGGTCATCAGCAGGATGCGGCGGGGATCGGCGCCCTTGACGATCAGATGCGCGACCCGATGCGCCAGCGTATTCGTCTTGCCGGAGCCGGCGCCGGCAATGACCAGCAGCGGCCCGGCAATATGGCTGCCGTCGGTGAGCGTGCCATGCTCGACGGCCATGCGCTGCTGGGGATTGAGCTTTTCGAGATACATCCAGCCGTCCGGTCGGGCTCCCGCAGAATCACTGGGGAAAGATTAGATGTTCCTTGAATGTTCGCGATTTCAGCCGCTGTCAAGCGCCGCGCTGCGTCGAGCGAGTCTCAATCGGGGAAATCCGGGCCGATTACGCGCCGCACCAGTTTCAGGCTGCGATCGGGCTGAAGAATATAGGTTTCCTCCACCCGCTGGCCCGTCCCGTTGTAGAATTGGTGGTGGACGGCGCTGCCGACCGGCGATTTGGTCAGCTTCGTCCGCGGCTGGCCGCCATAGGTGATGCTGCCGGGAATGGGTTCCAGCGCCGGCCTGTCTGCCGAGGAACAGCCGGCAAGCAAGGCCCCGGTCAACAAGGCTGATAGAAGCGCTTTCATCGTCGTCATCCCTCTTTCGACTGTAGCCAGATATGGAAATCGCAGCCTCTTCCGCCAAGGGCTATCCGCCCGGCTGCAACGAAACGTCCCGCACGGCGTTAACCTGCATCTACCAACATCAGGAGACGGTCACGGTGCTCGGGTTTCCAGCATTCACCGACCATGAGGAGCCCGGCCGGCAGGGCCACAGCGATGCGGCGACGCGCGCCTCGGTGGAAAGCGCCCTTCATGCGACCGGCGATATCGAAGCGGGAGAAATCACCGTCAGCATATCGGGCGCCTATGTCGTCCTGGAAGGCTTCGTGCACAGGCGTGGTGATGTCGAGCGGGCGGTCGAGATCGCCGAGAACATCGTCGGACGAGGCTATGTGCACAGTCGCTTGCTGCGACACTAGCCGGTCCCGCGCCCTCATGTCTTTGCAACGCATGAAGGGAACCAAAATACCATCCCGCGGGTTGAAAGGCCGGACCTGAACGCTGGAGATCCTAATGCAGCCGCTTCTTCGCCTCTCGGCAATGACCTTGATAACAGGCGGTGTCCTTGCCGGCTCCGCCTATGCCTCGCTGGAAACCGGCACGAATTATTCCGCTTTGCCGAAGGACCAGATCGCCCTCAACGAATATACCGGCACCGTCGCCTGCCAGCCGGCAGAGCCTCACTACCTCCCCTCCTTCATCCGCGCGGCAGACGGTACGATCATCGGCGTCGGTTATGTCGAGGTGGAGAATGAGGGCGGCGCGGGCTGCTGAAAACTGAAAACAGGAAGGGCTTGCTCGGACGAGGCTCGCCTTGCGTTTCCGCAGAGGGTACGAGCCTCTGACCATCATCATGATGGCTGAACATCTTCTATGAAGACAGCTGTATCAGGCGCAACGCCCGTTGCACCAAAACCCGCCACGAGTTCGATGCAGGGTTAAGCAAAATGAAAGCATTGCCCCGTTCCGGCACGTTTCCTTTACCGAAACGCCGGGAATGGTCGATATCCTCAGCGAAGTGCAATGCATAACCCGGAAAATCGGAATCGATTTTCGGAAAGGATTATGCGCAGGTTCAATGCAGCTTCAGCTTCGCTTCTTCGGCCGCCGCCAGGAATTCAGCTCTCGCTTCTTCCACGCTCTTGCGCCCGTCGAGTGCTGCCCGGCAGGTGCTGCGGGCCTTGATGTAACGAAGTCCGCGTGCGTTCGGCCAGAAATCCGCCAGGCACTTCAACGCATCGAACGGGCCGTTGACCGTTCGCGCGCTGGCACCTTCGAAACCGACCGTCACCGGACTGTTCCATCTTTCAGTTGCCATCGATGCTCCTCCACGATTGTCGACAGAAACAACGGTGCAGCGCCTCTATTCCTCCGGGGAGGCGCCGCCATGATCGCTATTCTAGCGTGATTTTCACGGTCAACAATGGTGAATCGTTGGTTGCTGATGAGGCGAAATGTCAGCTTGCGTGCGCACGCAGGCCATGAGGAATTTTTATCGGTCGCAAATAAGTTGTATGGCGCCGGCGCGCCACCATTGCGATCAGGGGCTACTCTCACCGAGAGAGAGCAAAATGATTCCTAATACTGAAAGAAAACTGGTGCTGCCGAGTGGGATTGAACCACCGACCTCACCCTTACCAAGGGTGTGCTCTACCACTGAGCTACGGCAGCAGGACCAGTACCCGTGCGGAGCCGGGCGGCTCAATTGCGGGAACGGGGCGGCTATTGCCACAGCTTGACGGCAAGCGCAAGCAGCAAATTCCAACTTCGCGTGGATTGGCACGCAAGGGACTTTTGGATCGGCGCAAATTCGGCTAATCCTGTCTGCATGAACGACAAGACCGAAACCGGCCAGCAGAGCCGCAAAGAGGCGATCGAGGCACAGGCGAAACTGCGCCGCGAGCGCGCCGCCGACAAGCTCAGAGAAAATCTTTCAAGACGCAAACAGCAGGTGCGCGCCCGCCGTTCCGGGCAAGCCGACGAAACAAATGGCCTGCCCGCCGCAAAAATGGACGAATCGTAATGTTCCGTCCCTCGCCAATTGAAGCGTTTTGATAAATCCCCTAAACACCTCACTCCTTCTTTCAAGGCACAACTTTCAGGAAAGGCGGGCGCGGCCCGTAAGCGCACATGGATCGTATCAGAATCGTCGGCGGTAATGAGCTGAATGGCATCATTCCGATTTCCGGCGCCAAGAATGCCGCACTGCCGCTGATGATCGCCTCGCTTCTGACCAGCGATACGCTGACGCTGGAAAACGTGCCGCATCTGGCCGATGTCGAACTCCTGATGCGCATCCTCGGCAATCACGGCGTCGATGTTGCCGTCAACGGCCGCCGCGAGCGCCAGGAAGATTCCTACGCCCGCACGATCCATTTCACCTGCCGCACCATCGTCGATACCACGGCTTCTTATGAGCTGGTCTCGAAGATGCGCGCGTCCTTCTGGGTCATCGGCCCGCTCCTGGCGCGCGAGGGCCATTGCCGCGTGTCGCTGCCGGGCGGCTGTGCCATCGGCACGCGCCCTGTCGATCTCTTCATCGACGGTCTGACGGCGCTCGGCGCGTCGATGGAAATCGATGCCGGTTATATCAATGCCAGGGCGCCGGCCGGCGGCCTGATCGGCGCGCGCTACACCTTCCCGAAGGTTTCGGTCGGCGCCACCCATGTGATGATGATGGCCGCAACCCTTGCCCGCGGCACGACTGTCATCGGCAATGCCGCCCGCGAGCCCGAGGTCGTCGATCTCGCCAACTGCCTGAACGCCATGGGCGCCAAGATATCGGGCGCGGGTACTGCGACCATCACCATCGAAGGCGTCACCTCGCTCTCCGGCGCCCGTCACCGCGTCCTGCCGGATCGCATCGAGACCGGCACCTATGCGATGGCCGTCGCCATGGCCGGCGGTGACGTCGTGCTGGAAAATACCGATGTGGCGCTGCTCGAAACCGCGGTGGAAACGCTGCGCCGCGCCGGCGCGGAGATTTTCTCGACCAACAACGGCATGCGCATCCGGCGCAACGGCGCCGGCATCAAGCCGGTCGATATCGTCACAGATCCCTTCCCTGGTTTCCCGACCGATTTGCAGGCGCAGTTCATGGCGCTGATGACCCGTTCTTCGGGCGTTTCGCACGTCACCGAGACCATCTTCGAAAACCGCTTCATGCATGTGCAGGAGCTTGCCCGCCTCGGCGCCAGGATCTCGCTCTCCGGCCAGACGGCGAAGATCGAGGGCGTCGAACGCCTGCGCGGTGCGCCCGTCATGGCGACCGACCTGCGCGCCTCGGTTTCGCTCGTCATTGCCGGCCTTGCCGCCGAGGGCGAAACCACGGTCTCCCGCGTCTATCATCTCGACCGTGGTTTCGAGCGGCTCGAGGAGAAGTTGACCCGCTGCGGCGCCATCGTCGAGCGCATCAGCGAGTAAACGCGCCCTTATCCCGGTTGCGTAATCCGCCGCAGCATCCTATTTCCCTTGTCTGACGCGTCGCCATTCCGGCGGTGCCCCCGGCATTGACCGATGATGGGATGAGGCTGAATGACCGACCTGAAGCTTGTGGCGCTCGATGACGAAGACCTTGCGGTCGTTTCCGCGCATATGCAGGACAGCGTCTTCAAGGTCGGAGATATCGACTGGTCGCCGCGTGACGCGCAGTTCGCGCTTGCCGTCAATCGTTTCGTCTGGGAAGGTGCCGCGCGTAAGCGCCGGGGTTTCGAGCGCCGCCGTGCTGCCCTGGTCTTCAAGCGTGTGCTTGCCGTCCGGTCGCTGGGCATCGATCGTGGCAAACGCGACGAGGTGCTGTCGCTGCTGGCATTGCGCTTCGAGCAGAAGGGCGAGGGGCCGGAGGGTACGATCGAGCTGTCGCTGTCCGGCACCGCCTCGATTGCGCTCGATGTCGAATGCATCGAGGTCCAGCTGGCCGATATCGGCGGCGCCTGGGAGGCCTCCTCCAAGCCGCGCCATCGCTGACGCTTGACGTTTGAATATCGCAGTTTCGAGTTGAGAAGGAATATCGGCCTTGGCAATCTGGCTGGATCAGGCATCGGAAGGTTTCGAGCAGCATTTCGCTGCCTTTCTGACGACGAAGCGTGAAGTTTCCGAGGATGTGAACGCCACCGTTCGCGCCATCATCGATGATACCAGGGCGCGCGGCGATGTGGCGCTGGCCGAATATTCGCTGAAATTCGATGGCATCGATTACGCGACCGTGCCGATGCGTGTCACATCAGAGGAAATCGACGCCGCCGTCGAGGCGGTGCCATCGGAGGTGCTGGGCGCGCTGAAGCTCGCGGCCCTGCGCATCGAATCCCACCATCGCCGGCAGCTGCCGAAGGACGATATTTATGAGGATGATCTCGGCGTCGGTCTCGGCTCGCGCTGGACGGCGATCGAAGCGGTCGGCCTCTATGTTCCGGGCGGCACCGCGAGTTATCCGAGCTCGGTGCTGATGAATGCCGTGCCGGCCAAGGTCGCCGGTGTCGACCGCATCGTCATCGCCGTTCCCGCCACCGGCGGCGCCGTCAATCCGGCGGTGCTTGCCGCCGCCAAGCTTGTCGGCGTCACCGAGATCTATCGTGTCGGCGGCGCCCAGGCGATCGCGGCACTTGCCTATGGCACCGAGACGATCGCCCCGGTTGCCAAGATCACCGGCCCGGGCAATGCCTATGTCGCCGCCGCCAAGCGCCATGTCTTCGGCACCGTCGGCATCGACATGATCGCCGGCCCCTCCGAGGTGCTTGTCATTGCCGACAAGGACAACAATCCGGATTGGATTGCCGCCGACCTCCTGGCGCAGGCCGAACACGATGTCAGCGCCCAGGCGATCCTGATCACCGATAATGCCGAGTTCGGCAAGGCGGTGGAGCAGGCGGTCGAACGCCAGCTGAAGACGCTGAACCGCGCTGAGACGGCGGCGGCAAGCTGGCGCGATTTCGGCGCGGTCATCCTCGTTTCCGATCTGAAACAGGCCATTCCGCTCGCCAACCGCATCGCCGCCGAGCATCTGGAGCTTGCCGTCGCCGATCCGGACCGGCTGCTCGACGGCATCCGCAATGCCGGCGCGATCTTCATCGGCGCCCATACGCCTGAGGTGATCGGCGATTATGTCGGCGGTTCGAACCACGTGCTGCCGACCGCACGTTCGGCCCGTTTCTCATCCGGTCTTTCGGTGCTCGATTTCGTCAAGCGCACCTCGATCCTGCGCCTTGGGCCGCAGCAACTGCGCACCCTCGGCCCGGCGGCGATCGCGCTAGCGGTCTCCGAAGGCCTCGATGCCCATGCGCGATCGGTCGCGATCCGCCTCAACCTCGAAAGGTGAGGGGATGGCGAAGGGCGATTTCCGGCTTTGCGACGTCGTCTTGGACGATACGATCGGCCGTTCGACGCCCGATGTCGAGCATGAACGCGCCGTCGCCATCTTCGATCTGATCGAGGAGAACAGCTTCGCGCCGCTCGGCCATGCCGGCGGGCCCTACCGGTTGAACATCTCGCTGGTCGATTCGAAGCTGGTCTTCGGCATCACCACGGAAGAGGGTGGCACGGTTGCCACCCATATCCTGTCGCTCACCCCTTTCCGGCGGATCGTCAAGGATTACTTCATGATCTGCGAGAGCTATTATGAAGCGATCCGTTCGGCCACACCGAGCCGCATCGAGGCGATCGACATGGGCCGGCGCGGTATCCACAATGAAGGTTCGCAGACGCTGAAGGACAGGCTGACCGGCAAGATAGAGGTCGATTTCGACACCGCCCGGCGGCTGTTCACCCTGGTCTGCGTGCTCTACTGGCGCGGGTGACGGCCATGGATCTCGCCGCCGACGTCGAGGAGGGAAAGCGGCCGGGCGCCATCCTCTTCATGTGCGGCATGAATGCCATCCGCTCGCCGATGGCTGAAGCGATTGCCCGTAGCATTCTGCCGTCCAATACCTATATCAAGTCCGCCGGCGTTCGCGCCGGCGAACGTGATCCCTTCGTGGATGTCGTGCTCGAAGAAATCGGGCTGTCCCTTGGGCGCCGCCAGCCGCAAACGCTGGAAGAGCTCGAGGACGATTTTTTCGATCTGATCATCACCCTGTCGCCGCAGGCCCATCATTCGGCGCTCGAGCTGACCAGGTCGAATGCGATCGACGTCGTCTACTGGCCGACGATGGATCCGACCGTAGTCAGCGGCACGCGCGAGCAGATTCTGGAGAGCTACCGCGAGGTTCGCGATCACCTGGCCGGCCTCATCGAAAGCCGGCTACTCAAGCGAAATGGCATCGCCGCGCAATCGGCTTGAAAACAAATAAAGGAAAGCCTGATCAACAAGGTTCACAAACCATCGTTGATTGTGTAGTTTCCGCCCAAATTTTGAAGGCGCGCCCTGCGCTGCCTATTCAACCCACAGGAAGAAAACACTTATATGCCTAAAGAAGAAGTCCTCGAATTCCCGGGAATCGTCACCGAACTTCTGCCGAATGCGACGTTCCGCGTGAAGCTCGAAAACGAACACGAGATCATCGCCCATACCGCCGGCCGTATGCGCAAGAACCGTATCCGCGTTCTCGCCGGCGACAAGGTGCTGGTGGAAATGACGCCCTACGATCTGACCAAGGGCCGCATCACCTACCGTTTCAAGTAAGCTTGCCCAGGGCCCTGCAAGGGTTTTTCTCCCGTCTGCCGATGGTCGAGGTTCCATGACGCTGAAATACAAGCTCATTCTGGCCTCGGGCTCGCCCCGTCGCGTCGACCTGCTCAACCAGGCCGGCATCGAGCCATCGCGCCTGATGCCGATGGATATCGACGAGGCGCCGAAGAAGTCGGAGCACCCGCGTTCGCTCGCGCGCCGGCTTTCGGCGGAGAAGGCCGAGGCTGCCCTTGCCGCTATCAAAGGCGATATCACCTGGAAGGGCAGCTATATCCTGTCAGCCGATACGGTGGTCGCCGTCGGCCGGCGCATTCTCGGCAAGGCCGAGTTTGCCGACGAGGCGTTGAGCTCGCTGCATCTCTTGTCGGGGCGCAACCATATGGTCTACACCGGCGTTTGCCTGGTGACGCCGGATCGCAAGATCCGCCAGAAGATCGTCGAGACCAAGGTCCGCTTCAAGCGGCTCTCCGGCTTCGAGATCGAAAACTACCTGGCCTCCGGCCAGTGGCGCGGCAAGGCAGGCGCCTACGGCATCCAGGGCCTTGCCGGCACCTTCGTACAGAAGATGGTGGGTTCCTACACCAATGTCGTCGGCCTGCCGCTTTATGAAACCATTCTGCTTCTGACCGGCGAAGGCTTCGATGTGCATAGCCGGTGGCCCGAGGGCTGAGCCCGACGGCCGATGCTTGAAGCGCGTCACGATCTTTCAGATCCCTCGCGCTTTAAGGCTTTGTTTTTACGCATGTCGTTGTCGCAAAACCGTTGGACATTTTTGCTCGACATGCTCTAGGACGGACCGATATGCCAGACGACAACAAACCGGCCGCCAAGGTCGAGCCGCTGCGCAAGGCGCGCCCTTGCCCCGAATGCGGCAAACCCTCCCACCGCGAACATTACCCCTTCTGCTCCAATCGCTGCCGCGAGGTCGATCTCTCCCGCTGGCTGACCGGCGCCTATGCCATCCCGGTGGCCGACGACGAGACGAAGGCCGATTACCCAGATGAGGAAAACTAGAGAAACTTCCCGGCGAAGCTCTTATTTTTCCTCATGAATCGGCAAAACCGGCAAGACCGTCAAAAAAGAGTCATTTGACGCTTGCCATGGCCGAACAAGATGCTATAACCCCGCTCGCTTCCGGGGCGAACCAAGGCCCCACGGTTCTTTTTCTGAAAAGCACCAGCGGAAGCAGGTTAGCCCAGGTAGCTCAGTTGGTAGAGCAGCGGATTGAAAATCCGCGTGTCACTGGTTCGATTCCGGTCCTGGGCACCACTTTGATTTCCTTACCAATCAGCTGATTCTTGAACGCCTGAAAACGTGCGGCTTTGCTGCCGCAGCCGGTAGCAGCGCGAAACGTGGTATCGAACGTCGAACGATGTTGCTCCGAGCACGGGCGCGCTGGGCTGTCCTCCGTGTAGACAACCGTCGTAGAAAACCCTCACTTGAAATTGCATTTTATGCGCGATGGGAGGCGCAGGTCGAGGATGACAACGTCAGATTACTGCGCTGGCCGATCCTTCAGGTCAACTGGGCCATGCCAATGGTTTTGACGGTAGAGCATAAAGAGTGAAAGGAATCGCAAGTCCGTGATGAGAGAATTCCGCCGGCATTCCGGTCGCGAGTGACGACGCGGAGGTCCAAAGCTCGAAGTGCTGTTAAGCTGCAAAATTTTGATGGGTGACTCAGACAGGTTTGCAGCTGACTGCTTGCTACACCCGTGCGATAGAGGGCCGTGTATCGATGGGATGTTCGTTTCAGCCGGTCTCATATCGTGAATCCCTGATGGGAACCGCGAGTCCGCCCGTCCGTTACCATTTGAGCAACGGAGGACATGGACATGCGCAAGAAAAAAGCCATCGTCGAGGCGGCGCTCGAGTCCGAGTATGAGCGCCAGGCGCTCGGGATCATGAATACGGAGCAAGCCCTGAAGCTCGAGGATTCCGACGGTCTTGTTTTCAGCCATCCGGACAAAGAGGCCGGCGTGACGGATCATTTTATTGATCAAGATGAGCTGCGCCGATTGGTGCGGCGGCCAAAATCGCCGTTTCCCGTATCGCAATCGCAGGATCGTACGACACGTTAATCCTGAATCTCACGCGATCATATAGCCGCCGTCCACCGGCATCGATATCCCGTTCACCATGGCAGCTTCATCGGAAAGCAGGAAGAGAACAACTTCGGCAATGTCAGCTGGCTCGGCAAACCGACCGACGGGAATTCGTTGCATCATCCCCGTGGCCTTCTCGGGATCGCTCCATGCCTTCACCGCCATCGGGGTCAGCGTCACCGTGGGATGGATTCCGTTGGCGCGGATGCCGTGAGGTGCAAGCTCCTTGGCCATGACGCGCGTCAAGCCATCCAATCCACCCTTCGACGCGCAATAGGCAGCGTGGTCGGGGAGGCCGACGAAGGCGGCGACCGACGAGACATTGACGATGGCGCCTCTGCGGCCCTCTTTGATCAGTGAACGAGCATATTCCTGGGCGACGATCATCGGAGCACGGGTGTTGACCGCGACAAGCCGGTCGAAGGCTTCGACGGTTGTCTCCAGGAACGGCTGGAGTTCGGTCGTGCCGGCGCAGTTGACGAGAAAATCGGCCGGAAGGGCGGCGATCGCAGCCTGTCTGGTCGCATCGGCGTCGGCGAGATCGACCTGTATGGCCCGGCAGCCGGGCTCCCCACGCAATGCTTCGACGTCGGCGGCACTCCGCGTCAGGGCCACCACCTCAGCACCCCGCTCGATGAGCATCCTGACAATTTCGCGTCCGATGCCTTTTCCGGCGCCGGTCACGATAACCGTCTTTCCTTTGAACTCCATGGATCGTCTCCCTTACAGTCTCTGGCCCGTTTCCCGATCGAAGATATGTGCACGTCGGGGATCGATGTGGAAGTACATCGTCCGTCCGGGATCGACCTCGATGCGTTCGCGGATCAGCGCGTCGATCGGCACGCCGCCCGTGCGGCCGAAGATCAATGTCTCCGAACCGGTGGGCTCGAACACCGAGACCTCCACCGGAACGCCTTCATCGCCGATCGTGATATGCTCCGGCCGGATGCCGTAGGTTACGGCTCTTCCTTCGTCCGCATTGGTATTTCCCATGGGAAGGGCGATACCCTGGTCGGTGACGACGACCTTCCTGCCGTCACGGGTGGCGATGCGACCTTGCAGGAAGTTCATCGATGGGCTGCCGATGAAGCCGGCGACGAAGAGGTTGACCGGGAAGTCGTAGAGATCGAGCGGCTTGCCGATCTGCTCGACCCTGCCGTCGCGCATCACCACGATCTTGTTGGCCATCGTCATGGCCTCGATCTGATCATGCGTGACGTAGACGGTCGTGGTCTTCAGCCGCTGGTGAAGCTCCTTGATCTCGACGCGCATGGTGACGCGGAGTTTAGCGTCGAGGTTCGACAATGGTTCGTCGAACAGGAAGACCTTCGGATCGCGCACGATCGCGCGGCCCATCGCCACGCGCTGACGCTGCCCGCCCGACAGCTGTTTCGGATAGCGGTCGAGATAACGCGTCAGGTCGAGAATCTCGGCCGCCCTGCCGACCTTCTCGTCGATCTCCGCCTTGGGGCGCTTGGCCATTTTCAGCGGAAAACCCATATTCTCGGCGACCGTCTTGTGCGGATAAAGCGCATAGCTCTGGAAGACCATGGCGATGTCGCGCTCCTTCGGCGGAGCGTTGGTGACGACACGGCCGCCGATCCGGATATCGCCGCCGCTGACGGTCTCGAGACCGGCGATCATCCGCAGCAGTGTGGACTTGCCGCATCCGGATGGGCCGACCAGCACGACGAATTCGCCATCCTCGATGTCGACGCTGACGCCGTGCATGACCTGTAGTGCGCCATACTTCTTGGTGACGTCGCTCACCTGTACATTTGCCAATGTCGTTCCTCCCTAAAGCAGTTCAGCTTGTATCTTGGCGTTGAGGGAATTCATCGGCTCATCCCTTCCAGACGAGATAGGCGCCGAGCACCGCCGAGATGGCTGCCGCAAACCAGACCGAAAGCCCGAACGGCTCGAGGAACCGCATCCAGAACAGCGAGAGCGCGACCCAGATCACCACCGCGATGAACAGCCGGTCGAACCAGTTCGTTTCGATCGGCAGAAAGCCCGGCTTGCGTTGATTATTTCCTGATGGAGACGTCATGGCTTCATCCTTTCACGGCGCCGAAGGTCAGGCCGGCAACGATGTGACGTTGCACCACCGAAAACACGATAAGTGCCGGAACCAGTGTCAGCATTGAGATCGCCGCCATGATGCCCCAGGCCGTTCCCGTGGTCGTCACATATTCCGACAGGCCGGTGGTCAGCGTCCGCGCATTGAAATTGGTGAGCGTCGCCGCCAGCAGATATTCGTTCCACGCAAACACCCAGGTCAGGATCAGCGTCACCGCAAGTCCGGGCCGCGCCAGGGGGAAGACGATGTCATAGAGGACGACCCATGGGCTGGCGCCGTCCATATAGGCGGCCTCGTCCAACTCCTTCGGAATGCCTTCCACGGTCGGGCGCAGCGTCCAGATGGCGAAGGGAAGGTTGAAGGAGCAATAGACCAGGATCATGCCCAGCCTGGAATCGGCGAGCGAGAAGTCGCCGATCCTGTAGACCTGCGTCAGCAGCAGGAAAAGCGGCAGCAGGAAGACCGCCGGCGGCGCCATGCGGTTCGTGATCGTCCAGAAAAAGATGCTTTCCTTGCCGGCAAGCTCGAAGCGCGTCAGGGCGTAGCAGGCAAAAAAGCCGAGCGTCGTGACAAGCAGCGCGTTGCCCGACGAAATGATCATCGAGTTGAGCATGTAGCCGCGCAAGGTCGGATTGGTCAGCACGTCTTGGTAGTTCTTCCAGAAGAAGCTCCGGAGAATGACGTCGGGCGTCGAGAACAGGTCGAAGGGCTGCTTCACCGAGATGACGAACAGCCAGTAGATCGGGAAAAGGGTCGCGAGGCTTATCAGGGTCCACAGGACGACCGGAAGCCAGGGGGGCTGGGTCTTCATCGCGTCAACCTCTCTTCACGCGGGGCGCAATCAGGCCGACATAGAGCAGCCAGCAGACGACGATGGTGAGGTAAAGGACGATGACGGATATGGCCGAACCGTAGCCGTAATTCGTCTTCGGAAAGACTTCCCGGAAAATATGGACGCCGATGTAGCGCGTCGATGAACCCGGACCGCCGCCGGTCAGCATCAGCACTTCGTCGACGGTGCGCAGCGCGTCCATCAGCCGGATGAACACGGTGGCGAGCAGGGCCGGGCGGATCAAAGGCAGCGTTATGTGCCAGAAGATCTGGCTCTTGCCGGCGCCGTCGATCTGCGCCTGCTCGAACGGGTCCGACGGAAGCGAGACGAGGGCGGCGATCAGCGAGAGGGTGACGAGCGGCGTCCAGTGCCAGATGTCCATGATGACAGTGACGGTGAAGGCCGCGACGGCACTCTGGCCGATATTCAGATCGTAGCCGAACCAGCTTCGGAGCAGATAGGGAATGATGCCGATCGACGGCGTGGTCATCAGCTTCCAGACGGAGCCGACGATGATCGGCGCCAT of Rhizobium sp. BT04 contains these proteins:
- a CDS encoding SDR family oxidoreductase, with the protein product MEFKGKTVIVTGAGKGIGREIVRMLIERGAEVVALTRSAADVEALRGEPGCRAIQVDLADADATRQAAIAALPADFLVNCAGTTELQPFLETTVEAFDRLVAVNTRAPMIVAQEYARSLIKEGRRGAIVNVSSVAAFVGLPDHAAYCASKGGLDGLTRVMAKELAPHGIRANGIHPTVTLTPMAVKAWSDPEKATGMMQRIPVGRFAEPADIAEVVLFLLSDEAAMVNGISMPVDGGYMIA
- a CDS encoding DUF2160 family membrane protein; translation: MTSPSGNNQRKPGFLPIETNWFDRLFIAVVIWVALSLFWMRFLEPFGLSVWFAAAISAVLGAYLVWKG
- a CDS encoding carbohydrate ABC transporter permease codes for the protein MHSQKLGWLLLSPTIIILGLFGIFPFIYVLWVSFHAWNPFAANPGMVFNWADNYRRLVFDPQFLASLGITLAFVFFAVVSELVLGYILAQALLKDFPGKAVFRTIHTLPLIMAPIIVGSVWKLMTTPSIGIIPYLLRSWFGYDLNIGQSAVAAFTVTVIMDIWHWTPLVTLSLIAALVSLPSDPFEQAQIDGAGKSQIFWHITLPLIRPALLATVFIRLMDALRTVDEVLMLTGGGPGSSTRYIGVHIFREVFPKTNYGYGSAISVIVLYLTIVVCWLLYVGLIAPRVKRG
- a CDS encoding Maf-like protein, producing MTLKYKLILASGSPRRVDLLNQAGIEPSRLMPMDIDEAPKKSEHPRSLARRLSAEKAEAALAAIKGDITWKGSYILSADTVVAVGRRILGKAEFADEALSSLHLLSGRNHMVYTGVCLVTPDRKIRQKIVETKVRFKRLSGFEIENYLASGQWRGKAGAYGIQGLAGTFVQKMVGSYTNVVGLPLYETILLLTGEGFDVHSRWPEG
- the yacG gene encoding DNA gyrase inhibitor YacG, translated to MPDDNKPAAKVEPLRKARPCPECGKPSHREHYPFCSNRCREVDLSRWLTGAYAIPVADDETKADYPDEEN
- a CDS encoding ABC transporter ATP-binding protein yields the protein MANVQVSDVTKKYGALQVMHGVSVDIEDGEFVVLVGPSGCGKSTLLRMIAGLETVSGGDIRIGGRVVTNAPPKERDIAMVFQSYALYPHKTVAENMGFPLKMAKRPKAEIDEKVGRAAEILDLTRYLDRYPKQLSGGQRQRVAMGRAIVRDPKVFLFDEPLSNLDAKLRVTMRVEIKELHQRLKTTTVYVTHDQIEAMTMANKIVVMRDGRVEQIGKPLDLYDFPVNLFVAGFIGSPSMNFLQGRIATRDGRKVVVTDQGIALPMGNTNADEGRAVTYGIRPEHITIGDEGVPVEVSVFEPTGSETLIFGRTGGVPIDALIRERIEVDPGRTMYFHIDPRRAHIFDRETGQRL
- a CDS encoding carbohydrate ABC transporter permease, whose protein sequence is MKTQPPWLPVVLWTLISLATLFPIYWLFVISVKQPFDLFSTPDVILRSFFWKNYQDVLTNPTLRGYMLNSMIISSGNALLVTTLGFFACYALTRFELAGKESIFFWTITNRMAPPAVFLLPLFLLLTQVYRIGDFSLADSRLGMILVYCSFNLPFAIWTLRPTVEGIPKELDEAAYMDGASPWVVLYDIVFPLARPGLAVTLILTWVFAWNEYLLAATLTNFNARTLTTGLSEYVTTTGTAWGIMAAISMLTLVPALIVFSVVQRHIVAGLTFGAVKG
- the infA gene encoding translation initiation factor IF-1, translating into MPKEEVLEFPGIVTELLPNATFRVKLENEHEIIAHTAGRMRKNRIRVLAGDKVLVEMTPYDLTKGRITYRFK
- a CDS encoding low molecular weight phosphatase family protein; translation: MDLAADVEEGKRPGAILFMCGMNAIRSPMAEAIARSILPSNTYIKSAGVRAGERDPFVDVVLEEIGLSLGRRQPQTLEELEDDFFDLIITLSPQAHHSALELTRSNAIDVVYWPTMDPTVVSGTREQILESYREVRDHLAGLIESRLLKRNGIAAQSA